The Nostoc sp. PCC 7524 nucleotide sequence ATCGGTTCTCTTTGTCCCGTAGCTACAGCCCTAATTAATCCTTTTGGGTTAATCTTCTCTTGAATTAATTGATAAATATCACTATCTTGCCCTAATTTATCTTCAGCTATGGATAAAGCTTTAATATGTATTTTACTTTGGGATTTAGCAGCCAGGGAAATTAAATAGTGAGCGAAAGCAGATTTCCCAGTTCCATAAACACTGGTTAAAGTCCAAGCTCTATTTCCCTCATCAGAATTCAAATTACTTAAAATACGTTTTAGAGCATCAATAGCTCTTTTAGTCAGCACATAACCGTCTAAAGCTTCCACACTATCTAAATCTCTTTCTAAGTTAATAGAACGAGAATAGCGACGCTGGAGACTAAAATAATGGGATAGCTTTTTGTTGGTCATAATTTCACTCATTTTTATCAATAAATATATAGTAATTATCAGCTAGAGTAGGACAGATGATTTTAATTCCGTTCTCTACGATAATATTTATCTAAAATTTCTTCAGCTAATATCTCTGGATTTTCCGGTAAAGATAACTGAATTAACCCGGCGGTATCAGAAAGAACTATCGCATTAAATTCTTTAGCAACTGTCTCAATAGCTGCACATAAAATACTTTCCGTCAGTTTAAATACCATCCCCGGACTACCTTCATCATAAAGTAACTTACGAATGGTAATTGTATTACTATCTTGATTTGCCCAACTAGCATATTCTAAACAAGTAGCAACTATAACTGATGCAGGTAAATTAGCTTTTGCGCCAATTTTAAACTGATAATTTTTGCCAAAATGACGAATTAAACCCAGTTCATTGAAAGGACAATCAATAGAATCCTCTATAGGGGTATTGTCTCTAATAAAATCCTGTGTTGCATACATTCTTAAAATACAATTGACATCTTTAATGAAAGAAGAATCAGCAATATTTTTGCTAAAATTCTTGATATAGTCTTTCAATCCTGCCAAAATATCTTCTTTTGTGAAATCTAAATCTCGAAAAATATTAAAAATATAATACCAAGCAGCCGCTTCACAAGTAGGTTTTAACAAATTCCAATGTAATAACCATAATGAAGCCGGATCTTCTAAATAAGCATCCCATCCATTATTACCTAAAAGTTTTTCTCCAAATGTTGTTGGCGAATTATTCTTATCAAGAATTTTGAACGCACTACACCAATAGCGAATAGCGCGTACCATATTTTTACCAACACCTAAACGTACAGGTGCATCATCCTGTAGGAAAACACCTGGATTTTTCTTGGCAGCATCAAATCCTTTTTTCAACCAGCCAAAACGAGGGTGAAAAGTTTCATGGTTAGCAAATACTGGATTAACTGGATTTTCCTGATGTTTTAAGTTCAGAGTAGTTTGGATCACGATAGGATGACGATATAATAGTAACTATTTTGTTTATTATGGCTCAAATTTAGATACAAGTTAATTAATTTATGCACAATAAATTTGAGCTTACATAATACTAACAAAATGATTTTATTTCTATATATTTACTAAAGTTAAAAATTTTAGCTTTAACTTATAAAGATAGAATATTACTTCAATCACTTTGAATCTTAAAAATTTCTGTTAGTGTTACATTATTTTTAGCATTCCGTTTATAGTAATGCACAGATTGTCAGCAATTGAATCATAGGGAGATTAACTGTAACCCAATCATACCCAGTCAATCATACCTTTTATACTTCATTGGGTCAGGTAATTAAATTTACCCGTGTAATCCTTACGAATAAGCGATCGCTACTTCCAAAAGCCAGCAGTCGGATTTGAACCGACGACCTTCCGATTACAAGTCGGATGCACTACCACTGTGCTATGCTGGCGAACTAGGTTAATGCTTTAAGCACTCACCGATTTATGATTGTAGCATAAGCAAGTTATTTGTCTACTCTTTATTTTGATTTTCCTTGGAGATCTAGACGGGTGTGCTGCTCATCTAGTTTTGCAACTATTGCCAATGTGTTCAGGGCTTAAGTGGGGTGCGTCAGATATCGAAAACCTGTTCATGTTTACCCAGTTATCTGTTCTGACGCACCCTACCAGAAACTTTGATGATGACAATTGCATCAGTCCGAATCTGGAAATTCCCAGAAATAATTGATTGGAAGCCCTCAGAAAGTTGATAAATTAATAGGCATAGCAAAAGCTAATTCAAATCCTAGACTTGCAGAAAAAACCTTGAGTACAGTTGCCAAACTGTATTTTTTTTGACATGGCTGGGCAAGGAACAGAAGTATAAAGTTGTTCTTTACAGATTCAAAAGCATGGCAGCATTGTTTGGACGAGATTTGTTAAGTCTGGCGGACTTGAATCCTACAGAACTTCAAGAACTCCTACAATTAGCAACTCAATTGAAATCACAAAAATTGCAGTTGCGGTGTAATAAGGTACTGGGTTTATTGTTTTCTAAAGCCTCAACTCGAACACGAGTGAGTTTTACAGTGGCAATGTATCAATTGGGTGGACAAGTCATTGATCTCAACCCTAATGTTACCCAAGTGAGTCGGGGAGAACCAGTACAGGATACAGCACGAGTATTAGATCGATATTTAGATATTCTGGCAATTCGCACTTTTGCCCAACAGGAGTTAGAAACTTTTGCTAACTATGCCAAGATTCCTGTAATTAATGCCCTGACAGATTTAGAACATCCCTGTCAGGTATTAGCCGATTTATTGACTGTGCAAGAATGCTTCGGCACAATTTCTGGGCTGACTTTGACTTACGTTGGTGATGGGAATAATGTAGCCAACTCTTTGATGTTAGGTTGTGCTTTGGCGGGGATGAATGTGAGAGTTGCTACTCCTAGTGGATATGAGCCAAATGCGGCGGTTGTAGAACAAGCACGGGCTATAGCTGGTGATCAAACGGAAGTCTTACTAACTCATGATCCAGCATTGGCAGCTAAGGGTGCATCTGTACTCTACACCGATGTTTGGGCAAGTATGGGGCAAGAAGCAGAAGCAGACGATCGCTTTCCCATTTTCCAACCTTATCAAATTTCGGAACAGCTATTGAGTCTGGCAGCATCAGATGCCATTGTTTTACATTGTTTACCGGCTCATCGTGGTGAAGAAATTACCGAAGAAGTCATTGAAGGTTCTCAATCACGGGTTTGGGATCAGGCAGAAAATCGATTGCACGCTCAAAAGGCCTTGTTGGCTAGTATCTTAGGGGCAGAGTAATTGGAATTAGGGAGTAGGGAAATCCTTAACGTGGCGCGAACTGCCTCCTGCCTTTTTCCGATAAAAATTAAAGGCAAAAGAAAGATAACTTCGGTTTCTTTTGCCTTTAATATTTTTATTTTGATTTTTATCTTGTGATTAGAGTTTTTTTATAGTACTAATGTTCTAGGGACATTTATATTTACTTCCCTTTTATTTTATGGAAAGACTAACAGAAGCGCAACAAGAACTTTATGAATGGCTGGCGGAATATATTCGCACACATCAGCATTCTCCTTCAATTCGTCAAATGATGCAAGCGATGAATTTAAAATCGCCTGCACCAATTCAAAGTCGTTTGGAACATTTACGTACCAAAGGATATATTGAATGGACTGAAGGGAAAGCGCGAACAATTCGGATTTTGCATTCCGTGAAGCAAGGTGTGCCAGTTTTGGGTACGATCGCAGCTGGTGGTTTAATCGAACCCTTTACCGATGCTGTAGACCATATTGACTTTAATAATATGGCTTTACCTCCCCAAACCTATGCGTTGCGGGTAACAGGGGATAGCATGATTGAAGATTTAATTACTGATGGTGATTTGGTATTTCTGCGCCCCGTTCCCGAACCCAATCATTTAAAAAATGGCACAATTGTCGCAGCCAGAGTTGATGGCTACGGTACTACCTTAAAACGTTTTTATCGCAGTGGCGATCGCGTCATCCTCAAACCCGCCAATCCCAAATACAACCCCATTGAAGTCTCTGCCATGCAAGTAGAGGTGCAAGGTTCACTCGTTGCGGTGTGGCGCGGTTATCTATGAAGAGGAACTGGGGACTGGGGACTAGGGACTGGGGATTGGGAAGAAACAGCAGAGAAGCAGAGGATCACAAACAGGACTTACGCCAGAGTAATCAATTTTCTGTTGGGGCAGTCAATAGTCAATAGTTGTCCATAGTCCATAGTTAAAAGCAAAACTAATAACTATTAACTACCTGTCCTCTTGTTTTAGTATGCCAGTTACCCAATCCCCAATCCCCAATCCCCAATCCCCAGTACCCAATCCCCAATCCCCAATCCCCAATCCCCAATCCCTCCTATGTACCTGACGCTAAATCCAGTGCAGCAACTTCCTACTTTCCGGTTAAAAGTACCTTTTGCCGGGGAGAGTAAGGGTAGTTATCAAACGCAGCCATTACCAGGATGCCCTAGAATGCCAGCATCTCTGCAATTACGCCAATATCAGCGACAAGCTATTACTAACTGGTTTGCGAATAATGGCAGAGGTACGCTAAAAATGGCTACTGGTAGTGGTAAAACTATCACTGCACTGGCTGTAGCTTGTGAACTGTACAAACAAATCAACTTGCAAGTGTTATTGGTGGTGTGTCCCTACCGCCATCTTGTTACCCAATGGGCTAGGGAATGCGAAAAGTTTAATTTACAGCCAATTTTAGCCTTTGAGAATGTCCGCAATTGGCAAAGTCAACTTTCTACCCAACTTTACAATCTGCGTTCTGGTTCTCAAAGTTTTGTCACGGTGATTACTACTAACTCCACGTTAATTGGTGATGGTTTGCAATCACAACTTAAGTATTTACCAGCGAAAACTCTAATTATTGGCGATGAAGCTCATAATTTAGGCGCACCAAAATTAGAAGAAAGTCTACCTCGGCGTGTGGGGTTGAGATTGGCTTTATCTGCTACACCCGAAAGATATTTTGATGATCAAGGTACCCAATCTTTATTTGATTATTTTGGCCCAGTTTTACAACCAGAGTTTACTTTAAAGGATGCGATCGCACAAGGAGCTTTAGTACATTACCTGTATTATCCCATACTGGTAGAGTTAACAGAATCTGAAAGTATTTCCTATTTAAAGTTAACGAAAAAAATCGGCAGGGCGCTACTATATCGAGAACGGGAAACCGGAGACTCAGCCAATTTTGAAGACAATGAAGATTTAAAGCCGTTATTAATGCAAAGAGCTAGATTAATTGGTGCAGCAGCTAATAAATTAACAGCTTTACGTGACTTAATGCAAACTCGTCGCGATACTACTCATACACTTTTTTATTGTAGTGATGGTTCACCAGAAATAGGACAGCGTTCATCTCTACGTCAACTCAAAGCCGTTGCCAAAATTTTGGGTGTGGAATTAGGTTATAAAGTCAGCACCTACACTGCCCAAACACCCTTAGAGGAAAGAGAAACCTTGCGTCATCAGTTTGAAAACGGTGAATTACAGGGTTTAGTAGCAATTCGCTGTTTAGATGAAGGTGTGGATATCCCAGCAATTCAAACGGCGGTGATTTTATCTAGTTCTGGTAATCCTCGCCAATTCATTCAGCGCCGAGGTAGAGTTTTGCGTCCTCACCCCAGTAAGGAACGGGCGACTATTTTCGATATGATTGTTTTACCACCAGATTTAGATAGAGAAACTATAGAAGTAGAACGCAATCTGTTAAGAAAAGAGTTACGTAGGTTTGTTGAATTTGCTGATTTGGCTGATAATGCTGGTGAAGCGAGAATTAAATTACTAAATTTACAAAAACGCTATGGATTACTCGATATTTGACGCGTAAAAGCTCAATTTAGACGCTTTCAAGTCAGCTAGTATCAATTGTATAAATAGTTGTATAATCAATCTAGGACATTTTAGTAATACAAAGTTATTAATATTGCAAACAATCATCCCAGTATCTTAACAAGATTTAACAGAACAAGTAGAACGACTGGAAAAAACCAAAATATGTTAAGCAATGTAAAAACATTAAGATTTAGTTCGTAGTCAGGACTTTAGTCCTTTTCTGTTACCTGCGGGACGCTGCGCGAACGCGGAGCGTCTGTATACGACACCCTATGGGAACACAGAGAGAACTAAAGTTCTGACTACAAACCTTTAATTATTTACCTGGTTCTACTTAAATGTGATTTGAGCAAAAAGTTAAATTTTGTCATCTGGCTTGAAGATTCATGCTTTTGAAGCTGATTTTGTGCTGTTCAGATTTTTAATATCACTTTTTTATTGCTTTCACTGAAAAACTTAACTAATGCCATCAATTTATCCTGTGGACTTACCTACCATAGAGCAGGTAATGGAGAGTTACCCTTTAACTGTGTTACCGGATACTCTGCTCGTTGATGTAATTGCTCTGATGAATCCGGTAAGCAGTAGTAAAGTAGAATCTGCATCTGATTTTAGTAGTTGTGTTTTAGTAGTTGAGGAAAAAAACTTAGTCGGTATATTCACTTTACGGGATGTAGTCAGGCTGACGGGGGCAGGGATAGATTTATCCAGGGTGAAAATTTCCGAGGTAATGACGCAACCAGTTATTAGCCTGACACTGGCTTCCGCTCAAAATGCTCTCACAGCTTTAAGTTTCATGCGCCAGCATCACATTCGCCATCTGCCTGTAGTAGATGAGCAAGGGCAATTGCTAGGCTTGATTACCCAAGACAGAATTCGTCAGGTACTCCAGCCAGCGCATCTGCTGAAACTGCGCTGTGTGACAGAGGTGATGGTGACAGAAGTTATTCATGCACTGCCCACTACATCTGTATTGGCATTATCGCAAATTATGAGCGATCGCCGGATCAGTTGTGTCGTCATTGTCGCCCCACAGGAGACAGTGTTGATACCAGTGGGGATAATCACCGAGAAAGATATTCTCAAAGTCCAGTTACAGGGACTAGATATAGCTCAAACCCAGGTACAAACTGTAATGAGTACCCCTGTATTAAGTATCAGTCCTAGTGAATCTTTGTGGACTGTTCACCAGTTGATGGAAGAGCGAGGGGTGCGACGGTTAGCCGTAGTAGGTGAACAAGGACAACTGCAAGGGCTGGTGACACAAACCAATCTCCTGCAAGTGCTTGATCCCCTAGAAATAGTCACAGTCATTCAAGCTTTACAAAACAAAGTTGCAGAGCAAACCCTTGAACTCAGGCAAACCAACCAGCAGTTAGCACAGGAAGTTAAACAACGCCGTCAGGTGGAAAAATCACTACGCCAAGCTCAACAAGAATTAGAGTTACGAGTGGTGGAGCGTACAGCCGAATTGGTAGCAGCCAATGCTTGTCTGCAACAGCGTGAACATCAATGGCAAGCATTGTTTGATCATGCTTTGGATGCGATCGCTATTACAAATGACGAGGGACAGTATATAGATGTCAATCCCGCAGCTTGTAAGTTGTTTGGTGTATCTAGGGAAGAACTTTTAGGTTCCACAATTGCGGACTTTGCCCCATCTGAATTTGATTTTACCCAAGCTTGGCAACAGTTCCGTGAACAAGGACAAATGGTTGGTAAGTTTAGCTTACATCGTCCTGATGGCACAGTGAGAGAAACTGAATTTGCGGCGGTTGCCAATTTTATTCCGCATCGCCATCTTTCTATACTGCGTGATGTGAGCGATCGGCAACAGGCTCAGGCAGCCCTGAGAGAAAGTGAGCAACGGCTCAATCTCGCTCTTTCAGCCAGCAGCACAGGGATGTGGGACTGGAATCTTCAAACTAATGAACTGATCTGGTCTGAGAGTATGTGTTATCTATTTGATCTCGATCCCCAGACATTTGACAACAGATTGGAATCATTTTTTAATTTCATCCACCCTGAAGACCGTAAATTTGTAGAACAATCCTTAATGAGGGCAATTGATGAGCAAGCCATCTGTAATATCGAATTTCGGGTAGTTTGGCTTGATGGTACAGTACACTGGGCAAATGGCAAAGGACAAGTCTTCTACGATGAAATTAATCGTCCACTCCGTATGATTGGAGTGCATCACGACATTACAGAACGCAAACAAGCTGAAACTGCACTTAGAGCCAGCCAGCAACAGCTACAGGCAATCATAGATAATTCTCCGGCTGTCATCTATGTCAAGGATGTGCAAGGGCGGCATACTCTGGTGAATTCTGAATTTGAAAGAATTACCCACCTGACACACGAGCAAGTTACAAATCAAACTAACTTTGAAGTATTCCCTCCTAACATTGCTCAAGTCTTCACCAGAAACGATCAAAATGTTCTCAGTTCTGTGACACCTTCGCAGTTTGAAGAAGTAATTGAGCTTGATGATGGTTTGCACACTTACTTAACAGTCAAGTTTCCCCTCTGCGCTAGTGATGGTAAACCCTACGCTATTTGTGGTATTTCCACAGATATCACTGAGCGCAAGCAGTCTCAAGAAGCACTAAAGGACAGTGAGCAAAAACTGCAAGCAATTATCAACAATTGTGCTGTGGCCATCTACATGGTTGACGCACAAAACAGACATCTGTTAGTTAATCGCTGGTATGCAGAACTCTTATCGACAACTCCAGAGAATATGGTGGGTAAGAGTATCTATGAATTTTGGACTGCTGAGATTGCTGATAAATTTGCTGCCTATAATCAACACGTACTCAAAACCAAGCAATTGATTCAAATAGAAGAAGTTGTTCCTCAAGCAGATGGGCTACACACCTACATCACTGTGAAGTTCCCCCTCTGCGATGCGACTGGTAAACCCTATGCTGTGGGTGGTATTTCCACTGATATCTCTGATCGCAAGTTAGCAGAACAAAAAATGGCCGAACAAGCCGCTTTAATTGATATCGCCACCGATGCCTTTTTCGTCCGAGATTTAGAAAACCGCATTTTGTTCTGGAGTCGAGGTGCTGAAAAATTATACGGTTGGACAGCAGAGGAAAGTGTAGGGAAATTAGCCCATGAACTTTTCCACACAGAATCCTTGTCTCAACTGGAAGCCGGTTTAAAAACCACTGTCGAACAAGGTTCTTGGCAAGGAGAGTTAGAGAAAACCACCAAAACTGGTAAAAAAATTATCGTTGCTAGTCGATGGACACTGATCAACAATCTATTCGGACAAACCCAATCTATCTTAGCAGTCAACACCGACATCACCGAGAAAAAACAACTAGAGCAGCAATTTTACCGCGCTCAACGCCTAGAGAGCGTAGGAACTTTAGCCAGTGGCATTGCTCACGATCTCAACAACGTTTTTGCTCCCATCATGATGATTGCCCAACTTTTGCCATTAAGATGCAAAAATGTTGATGCACGGACTCAAGAACTGTTCCAAACACTAGAAAACAGTTCCAAGCGGGGATCTGACTTAGTTAAACAAATTCTCACCTTTGCCCGTGGCACAGAAGGGAAACGCATCCTGTTGCAACCTGGACATTTGCTCAAAGAATTAGTCAAAGTCATCAAGCAGACATTTCCTAAATCAATTGAAATTGTTAATAATATTGCCACAAATACTTTGTGGCTGGTGCAAGCAGATCCCACCCAACTAGATCAGGTGTTCATGAACTTAGTAGTCAATGCCCGTGATGCCATGCCCAATGGTGGGAAGCTCACTATCACTGCTGAAAACCGGAT carries:
- a CDS encoding DUF4007 family protein, whose amino-acid sequence is MIQTTLNLKHQENPVNPVFANHETFHPRFGWLKKGFDAAKKNPGVFLQDDAPVRLGVGKNMVRAIRYWCSAFKILDKNNSPTTFGEKLLGNNGWDAYLEDPASLWLLHWNLLKPTCEAAAWYYIFNIFRDLDFTKEDILAGLKDYIKNFSKNIADSSFIKDVNCILRMYATQDFIRDNTPIEDSIDCPFNELGLIRHFGKNYQFKIGAKANLPASVIVATCLEYASWANQDSNTITIRKLLYDEGSPGMVFKLTESILCAAIETVAKEFNAIVLSDTAGLIQLSLPENPEILAEEILDKYYRRERN
- the argF gene encoding ornithine carbamoyltransferase, whose translation is MAALFGRDLLSLADLNPTELQELLQLATQLKSQKLQLRCNKVLGLLFSKASTRTRVSFTVAMYQLGGQVIDLNPNVTQVSRGEPVQDTARVLDRYLDILAIRTFAQQELETFANYAKIPVINALTDLEHPCQVLADLLTVQECFGTISGLTLTYVGDGNNVANSLMLGCALAGMNVRVATPSGYEPNAAVVEQARAIAGDQTEVLLTHDPALAAKGASVLYTDVWASMGQEAEADDRFPIFQPYQISEQLLSLAASDAIVLHCLPAHRGEEITEEVIEGSQSRVWDQAENRLHAQKALLASILGAE
- the lexA gene encoding transcriptional repressor LexA; this translates as MERLTEAQQELYEWLAEYIRTHQHSPSIRQMMQAMNLKSPAPIQSRLEHLRTKGYIEWTEGKARTIRILHSVKQGVPVLGTIAAGGLIEPFTDAVDHIDFNNMALPPQTYALRVTGDSMIEDLITDGDLVFLRPVPEPNHLKNGTIVAARVDGYGTTLKRFYRSGDRVILKPANPKYNPIEVSAMQVEVQGSLVAVWRGYL
- a CDS encoding DNA phosphorothioation system restriction enzyme: MYLTLNPVQQLPTFRLKVPFAGESKGSYQTQPLPGCPRMPASLQLRQYQRQAITNWFANNGRGTLKMATGSGKTITALAVACELYKQINLQVLLVVCPYRHLVTQWARECEKFNLQPILAFENVRNWQSQLSTQLYNLRSGSQSFVTVITTNSTLIGDGLQSQLKYLPAKTLIIGDEAHNLGAPKLEESLPRRVGLRLALSATPERYFDDQGTQSLFDYFGPVLQPEFTLKDAIAQGALVHYLYYPILVELTESESISYLKLTKKIGRALLYRERETGDSANFEDNEDLKPLLMQRARLIGAAANKLTALRDLMQTRRDTTHTLFYCSDGSPEIGQRSSLRQLKAVAKILGVELGYKVSTYTAQTPLEERETLRHQFENGELQGLVAIRCLDEGVDIPAIQTAVILSSSGNPRQFIQRRGRVLRPHPSKERATIFDMIVLPPDLDRETIEVERNLLRKELRRFVEFADLADNAGEARIKLLNLQKRYGLLDI
- a CDS encoding PAS domain S-box protein — protein: MPSIYPVDLPTIEQVMESYPLTVLPDTLLVDVIALMNPVSSSKVESASDFSSCVLVVEEKNLVGIFTLRDVVRLTGAGIDLSRVKISEVMTQPVISLTLASAQNALTALSFMRQHHIRHLPVVDEQGQLLGLITQDRIRQVLQPAHLLKLRCVTEVMVTEVIHALPTTSVLALSQIMSDRRISCVVIVAPQETVLIPVGIITEKDILKVQLQGLDIAQTQVQTVMSTPVLSISPSESLWTVHQLMEERGVRRLAVVGEQGQLQGLVTQTNLLQVLDPLEIVTVIQALQNKVAEQTLELRQTNQQLAQEVKQRRQVEKSLRQAQQELELRVVERTAELVAANACLQQREHQWQALFDHALDAIAITNDEGQYIDVNPAACKLFGVSREELLGSTIADFAPSEFDFTQAWQQFREQGQMVGKFSLHRPDGTVRETEFAAVANFIPHRHLSILRDVSDRQQAQAALRESEQRLNLALSASSTGMWDWNLQTNELIWSESMCYLFDLDPQTFDNRLESFFNFIHPEDRKFVEQSLMRAIDEQAICNIEFRVVWLDGTVHWANGKGQVFYDEINRPLRMIGVHHDITERKQAETALRASQQQLQAIIDNSPAVIYVKDVQGRHTLVNSEFERITHLTHEQVTNQTNFEVFPPNIAQVFTRNDQNVLSSVTPSQFEEVIELDDGLHTYLTVKFPLCASDGKPYAICGISTDITERKQSQEALKDSEQKLQAIINNCAVAIYMVDAQNRHLLVNRWYAELLSTTPENMVGKSIYEFWTAEIADKFAAYNQHVLKTKQLIQIEEVVPQADGLHTYITVKFPLCDATGKPYAVGGISTDISDRKLAEQKMAEQAALIDIATDAFFVRDLENRILFWSRGAEKLYGWTAEESVGKLAHELFHTESLSQLEAGLKTTVEQGSWQGELEKTTKTGKKIIVASRWTLINNLFGQTQSILAVNTDITEKKQLEQQFYRAQRLESVGTLASGIAHDLNNVFAPIMMIAQLLPLRCKNVDARTQELFQTLENSSKRGSDLVKQILTFARGTEGKRILLQPGHLLKELVKVIKQTFPKSIEIVNNIATNTLWLVQADPTQLDQVFMNLVVNARDAMPNGGKLTITAENRIIDETYARMHLEARPGDYIVVTVSDTGTGIPPEILERIFDPFFTTKEVGKGTGLGLSTALGIIKNHDGFVQVSTQLGKGTQLQVFLPRGEGTATEAIIETELPRGNGELILVVDDEAIVQQTIQDTLENHHYKTLVAEDGIEAIALYAQYQQEISVVLLDILMPNMNGLTAIRTLRSLNPKVKIIATSGLPANEQKAIAAGAEKFLSKPYTATDLLHTLSAVIGEDWRNLPM